Below is a window of Penaeus vannamei isolate JL-2024 chromosome 34, ASM4276789v1, whole genome shotgun sequence DNA.
atatatatatatatatatatatatatatatatatatgatatatatatatcatatatatatgatatatatatatatcatatatatatcatatatatatgtcatatatatatatatatatcatatatatatatatcatatatatatgatatatatatatatgatataaatatgttatatatatatgatatatataaatgatttatatatgatatatatgtatattatatatatatgatatatattacatatatatatatttgatatatatatatatatgatatatattacatatatataaatatatatatgatatatatatatatatatatgatatatatatatatgatatatatatgtgatatatatataatatatatatatgatatatatatatatgatatatatatatatatgatatatatatatcatatacatatatatatatatacatatatataagatatatatatatatatatatatatatatataagatatatatgatatatatatatatcatatgtatattatatatatatatatatgatatgtatattatatatatatatatgatatatatatatatatttatatatcatatatatatatttatatatcatatatatatatttatatatatatatatatatatatatatgtgatatatatgatatatatattatatatatatgatatatattatatatatatcatatagatatatgatatatatatatgatatatatatatatattatatatatatatcatatagatatataatatatatatattatatatatatatatatatcatatagatatatgatatatatatattatatatatatatcatatagatatatgatatatatatatatatatatatatatatatatatatatatatatatatatatatatatatatatcatatatatatatatatgatatatatatatatatatatatatatatatatatatatatatatatatatatatatatatgatatatatatatatatatatgatatatatatatatatatatgatatatatatatatatatatttatatcatatatatatatatatatatatatttatatatatatatcatatatatatatatatgatatatatatatatatatatatatatcatatatatatatatatatatatatatatatgatatatatatatatatgatatatatatatatatatatatatatcatatatatatatatatatatatatcatatatatatatatatatatatatatatatatatatatatatatatatatatgtatatatatatatatatatatatatatatatatgatatatatatgatatatatatatatatatatatatatatatatatatatatatatatatcatatatatatatcatatatatatatatatatatatatatatatatatatatatgtatatatatatgtatatatatatatatatatatcatatatatatatatatatatgtatgatatatatatatcatatatatatatatatatcttatatatatatacatatatatatcgtatataatatatttatatatatatttatatatatatctatatatatatatatatatcatatatatatatatatatatatatcatatatatatatcatatatatatgtatatatatatatatatatatatatatatatatatatatatatataattatatatatatcatatatatatatcatatatatatatcatatatatatatatatatcatatatgtatatatcatatatgtatatatcatatatacatatatatatatatatatatcatatatatatcatatatatatatatcatatatatatcatatatatatatatatcataaataaatatatatatatatatgaatatatatatatatatatatatataaatatacatatatacatatatatatatatatatatatatatatatatatatatcatatatatatatatcatatatatatcatatatgtatatatatatcatatatatatcatatatacatatatgatatatatatgatatatatatatatgatatatatatataatatatatatcatatatatatatataaatataaatatatatatataaatataaatataaatatataattatataaataaataaatatatatataaatatatatatttcaatatatatctatatcaatttatatatatatatcaatatatatatatcatatatatatatatatatatcatatatatatatatatatcaatatatatatatatatatatatatatatatatatatatatatatatatatatatatatatataaatatatatatatatatatatatatatatatatatatatataaatatatatatatatataaatatatatataaatatatatatatatatatatatatatatatatatatatatatatatatatatatatatatatatatatatatatatatatatatatatatatatatatatatatatatatatatatatatatatatatatatatatatatatatatatatatatatatatatatatatatatataaatatatatatataaatatatataaatatatataaatatatatatataaatatatatatataaatatatatatatatatatatatatatatatatatatatatatatatatatatatatatatatatatatatatatatatatatatatatatatatatatatatatatatatatatatatatatatatatatatatatatataaatataaatatatatatatatatatatatatatatatataaatataaatatatatatataaatataaatatatatatatatttatacatatttatatatatatttatatatatctatatatatttatatatatatttatatttatatttatatatatatatatatatttatatatatatttatatatatattcatatatatatttatatatatttatatatatatctttatatatatatatctttatatatatatctatatatatatatatatatatctatatatctatatatatatctatatatatatctatatatatatttatatatatatatttatatatatatatttatatatatatatatatatatatatctatatatatatatttatatatatatttatatatatatatatatttatatatatatatatatatatatatatatatttatatatatatatatatatatatatatatatatatatatatatatatatatatcatatatagatagatagatagatagataattgttcACAAGAAAGAGCCTGTCTATGTAATTTATCTAATCTTAATTATAtcacatctttatatctatcactATTGGAGATTAAACAAGACAATATCATCAGACACTTTATTCAGCTGGCCATGGAAGTTAGGCCAACTATTTCATTGGTACATGCTATAAATTTGGAAGtaaattactgcaatattagtgCACAAACAAAATTCCTACGCAATATTTTACAGTCTCTACAACTGATAGGAACATTTTATACAAGATGTTTACTAAAATGCACATTTTCCAAGAATggtataaaaaatcaaatcaggGAAGCAATAGACTCAACTCGTGCTGTGACCTAAGTATCCACTTCAACCTTATTGCTTTACATTTTGTGCTTAATGCACTTTTAAGTCAAGCAAACACATGTGGAAGGTACTATCAAAATAACTtaacacacatgaaaacaatatGGTTGACCAAAATGAAATGCATCAAATAGGAATCTTAaaatttatctttaaaaaattgAGAATCAGAGTTGAAGACATTGTCCTTAACATATTTCTTTTAATTCACCTTCTTGCATCAAAATGGTCATAATAGTCATTTGCTACCTTAGAACAAAGCAATTCATGTATTCAgcctttttcttcatattcactCATGTTAAATAACATTTTTCACAATCACTATGTGCTTTTGATCATAATAAATACTTGTAGTTCTTAATTACACAGATTTCCCTTCAAAACAATCTTTACAACGATAGACAAGTTGGCTTGCAAATAGTGACTGATTATGGCAACTGGGTTTATGTACAATCCTGACcaaaagattaataaatacattttttaaaaagtaataccatatataaacataaaaaacaattgCAACACCAAGTAAAAATACTCTTTCCACCTATTCTGAGAAACATCAATATAAACTAAAGGAACATGTGTACTAATGTCATGGATCTACAAATATGGATTCATTAAGGAACCTGAAATTATGATACTGTGAAATAACTTTACACCGTCAACTAACCAGCATTTTATGGACAACAAATACACTGCACCACATCTTTGATACATAAAGTTGGAAAGCATaccaaatttatacatgtatatctttacaAAAACAATATCTATGGCCCTTTTTACAATGTTGACCACCTCACTTTTTGTGTATTGCTAAGTCATCTGACTTGCTTATTGTGCCTTGgcctcttgttccttcttcttcagAGCTTTAATACGGAACACTTGCAACTGGCCAAAGACAATGCTTGTGAGGACTGACCCGGGAAGGAGGAACTTGGCACACTCGGCGAAGTAAATCTGAAATAAAGCACAGATACAATGAAGTTCTTTAGCCTAGACCACATcaaaatgaaatcaaaattattttttcagTAACATGTGTTATACACTCTACTTCATACTTTAAAAATCACATGAATATAATTTCCAAAAAGACATATCTATTGCTAGAAAAACTTTTTGGACTATCAtggacaaggaaaggaagaaaataaaagtcaaAGCTTAACATAAAGAGGTAAAAGGGGAGAAGCAACAATAATACTATAACTCACTTCCTACTCTCTTTGTGATCTTTTGCCACAGAAATAAACACTTCCACCATGAGTCATCTCGGCAACCAGCTTATGCCTACCTGAAGCTTGTGCATGAAGTACCCAGCTGTTCTCTTTTCAACACCAGTGGTCTTCATTGTGGAGCGGACGTATGCTGTTGGGGTTGGGATCATGAGTGAAGGCCGCTTCAGCTTGGACAACTTGGACACAACAAAGCCTGGCAGGATGCACTGGATGGTAATGCCCTTCCTGCTATACTCTGCTGCCAGGCTGTCACTGATGCTTTCAACAAAGGCCTGCaaaataagcatataaataaacaaacagaatgataataaagaccaaTAACGAGTAATAACATAATATTCCTCCTCTGTGATACATAGATTAAGGGGACCATCCCtggtggtgaggaggggtgaggaggggagtctGGGTCGGAATGGTCAAAAATGAGTTATGGTCTGTTTcatattcgtatatgtgtgtagaaTTACCGAACTGAATATGAACTCCCGAAACAGAAAATTTGAGCAGCACTTGACGCTGGAACCCCGAGTCTCATTACCACTGTGTCAGCGATTTTCACTTTTATACACTCACTTTACAGGAGCGAAAATGATGCATTGTATAATGACATTACCTATTGAAATGGATCACAGGAAGATTAAAGTGACTTATCATAACAGTTTTTCATTTATGAcatgaaaaacgaagaaaaataataaaaaatccttaCACAGCTCTTTAAATTTCCCATAAAATAAAGTAGATATGATTTGATTTTGACATATTCATCATACAAGTATGTTTAGCAAGTATGTTTAGGGTTCAGTGATAATACATGAGCAGTTATAAGTCTGTAACAAATAGATATTTACAGGGGCTGGGCACTCCCCCGCATCAACGGCCGTCTCAAAGGGACCCATGCAGCAGAGTTTCCTGCTTCGCCACCATTTCAGACTTTTTTGATTGCAATAATTTTAAGCATGCACTTTCTTTGAAAACTAAATAATCAATTAAACATCATTAGGGCATTATAAATCCATtttatgaggaaaaaaaaatgtaaagaaaatgatataatcTATTTGTATAAACCCCTAAAATCGGCCTACAAATATCTGATACCTATTGTTACATCACAAGACAAAGCATCCATGAAAAATGAATATAAGgaatttgtatttcaaaatatttttgatatatcaACATATTCTGAACAGTTATTTCTAATAAATAAGAAACAATTCATTATCCCTCCATAACAAGTACTCCGCTCGTGACTAAACATTTATCGCTTGTTTCGAGGAAGAATCACATCGTTAGACGATGTGGAGAAGAGTAGACTGgactataaagaaaataaatacataaaataaataatcatggATCTATTGGGTATATgcccatatatgcataaacacatatccaCGAACATCTACCTTTACAATAATTtccatgtgtatacacatgtaaataatgtaaacacaagaaaacattaataaaagaggTATAAGACATGAAACAACCAATTTTGTAGATGAGTCATGTTGTCCTGGGTCTGGATTTGCTCCTTTCCACGGGagtcatttgtttctttgtttctctaacTCGGAGACTAATGATCGTATCTTTACCTAACAAAGTGCGTTTGAAGGAGAAATAATAGTAGTTTCTACAGTAATGAAATGGTAAAaatccataaataaaaaaatatgagaaatgaACTTCAAATATCCAacattttgtttgcttgtttttcaatttttctttttttcaagctaTGGTTGATTCCTTGTCCCAGAGTTTTTATCCAATTAAAATTTTGGGTATATCTTTGGAAACCTTGTGAAAATGCGCAGAAAACTATGATTCCCAGTTTTGAaattttgctctcttttttttacaattttttgaaaaaaaaaaaaaaaaaaaaaaaaaaaaaaaaaaaaaaattccttttttctgaggaaactacattgaataaaaaataaataaaaaaataaaaaaataaaagaatcgtATTTGTCTCAAGAATTCATTCAtgttcattcatgttttttttcatgacataatTCATAATCCTTTGGGACAAGGAAtcaaccacacagacacatatgaaaGAAAGTTTAAAAATCGTTTTTTGAGGGACCATCATCCCCACATGTGGGAACCATAATTATGCCCGCCGCATATAGGGACGTTCCCCTTAAACTACAAATTAATTCTATGCATTAACCACACCCAACCAATTTCAAACACAATTACTCACTATAAATTCATGACTATACCTTTGTGGCAGCATAAACAGCCAGCAGAGGGGCAGGAATAGTGGCAGAGAGTGATGCAACATTGATGATCAgacctcgctttctctcttccattccagGCAAGACAACACGGCTCATCATTGTCACAGACATGATGTTGCAGTTGATGAGTCGGTGACACATCCTGAAAGACAAAAACATTcatttagggggaggaggaaggaagggaggaagggaaagggagagaaatcatTTGTGTTgacaaaattaacaaaacaaaactacaaagGGTCTTGCATGTACTCTAAGTCTACAAGTTAAATTTGCTTGACAAAGAATACATAATACcaattttttcatataatttattataaCATCACCTCCATTTCAACCAACAAACAGATGTGCTTATGCATTTCAGGGTGAAATAAGAACAAATCGAGTCCAAAAGTAGATTTCATCTTATCACATTTACTCAactgaaatataaaacaaaggcAAACCAAGAGAATATCAGACAACTTACTCGTCTCCATTCTCAAGGTTATTGAAGTATTCTGGATGATCATAGCTCATTCCCACATTGTTGACAAGAACCCCAATGTCCATGTCGGCCAATTCCTTCCTCAGGCGGTCATAGATGTCACTTTTGGTGAAGTCCACATCTATGATCTTTGTCTCAGTTCCATATTTACTGTCTGAAGGgaaaatattattaaataatatacAAAGAGTCATGCAGAACTGTAAGTAATAAATAGAGGCTGAAGTTTTGTGTTAAGGACACACCAATCTTATTTGTTGCTTCTCAGATTTtttcagtaaagaaaaaaaaagagcaaaaagtcTGCAGTGAAGATATAGGGTTTACAGAACATAAAGAATTACATGATTATTCAAGATTTCAGCTCTTAATGGCATGTTTTAAATAATGAATCCCGTCCTAATTAAGAGAATTATTTTCAGATGAATTTACGTGTGTTGCATTTACTACTATAATTGTGATTTTCGTTTTGCAGTATGTCAATCCAAAGTTTAATAAGGCAGTAATATCAACCCAATGCCAATGGGAAAATTATTTGTTCactttcttattgttttgttaaatgtttctgcacatagatgggtctgccagtgcttagccacaaaggggTCAATTAGTAGATCCtgcgacctcacttttccttgaaatagcaggaAACCACTTTTTATACTAATACTACCAATATCaacactgttattttcattataaatattataattactatattgttattgacattactaacagcagtattagatactaaaaataatgaaaatcaaagaaaatggtaaagaagTGAGACAGTTATTACTCGTAATTGACTCATTGGTGTCTTAGTACTTGttgagccatctatatgtaaaaacagttactaaattaaacacaatgggcatggcatgtaggCCCATGCCATCCCCTGTGGCAAGTGGAAAAAAAAAgtacccaaaaaacaaaaacctgtACACGAACAAAAGTTTGCCATGTCAGGTCCTTTTCCACTGGCATTTAGTTGTCTTCTTTGATATGCAAACTTTCAGCTTTACAAAGAAAATATTGATCTACTCTACTGTCTACATGCACTCTAAGTAAACTTTTAGTTTAAAACTACAAATTTAGTTTAGTTCTAGAATTTAAAGTGAGTCTCATCAAAGCGGCCATTGCTTACTTCACTCCCAGGTACACGTG
It encodes the following:
- the spidey gene encoding very-long-chain 3-oxoacyl-CoA reductase, with protein sequence MWDLIGKAAVALVAARLGWSVLKGLYGSFLAAALGLNLKVKKTGEWAVVTGATDGIGKAYAFELARQGMKVVLVSRTAFKLQNVAAEINSKYGTETKIIDVDFTKSDIYDRLRKELADMDIGVLVNNVGMSYDHPEYFNNLENGDEMCHRLINCNIMSVTMMSRVVLPGMEERKRGLIINVASLSATIPAPLLAVYAATKAFVESISDSLAAEYSRKGITIQCILPGFVVSKLSKLKRPSLMIPTPTAYVRSTMKTTGVEKRTAGYFMHKLQIYFAECAKFLLPGSVLTSIVFGQLQVFRIKALKKKEQEAKAQ